Proteins co-encoded in one Thermococcus sp. genomic window:
- a CDS encoding PadR family transcriptional regulator, translated as MTTPMERLKNKITKEVLWLYILRLLKERPMYAYELKERIKEAFNFEPATVSSYVVLYKLEKDGYVTAEWQESETGKPSRKYYKLTPEGEKLFEEGIAFLENMLSKLKE; from the coding sequence ATGACGACCCCGATGGAGAGGCTCAAAAACAAGATAACGAAGGAAGTCCTGTGGCTTTATATCCTCAGGCTTCTGAAGGAGAGACCCATGTACGCGTACGAGCTCAAGGAGAGGATAAAGGAAGCCTTCAACTTTGAGCCAGCAACCGTCAGCTCCTACGTCGTTCTCTACAAGTTGGAGAAGGACGGATACGTTACCGCAGAATGGCAGGAGAGTGAGACGGGAAAGCCGTCGAGGAAGTACTACAAGCTCACCCCTGAGGGGGAGAAGCTCTTTGAGGAGGGCATAGCTTTTCTTGAGAACATGCTCTCAAAGCTCAAAGAGTAG
- a CDS encoding Lrp/AsnC family transcriptional regulator: MVDELDLRILSLLQENARLSYREIARELKVAVGTVYNRIKRMEEEGIIRGFAPILDYEKLGFGLTTVIGVKAQGRKIVEIEREIARNDRVVMVYDITGEFDIVVVAKFRDRADMNRFVKWLLSLDGVEKTNTSVAMQVVKEDLRLKLTED; encoded by the coding sequence ATGGTGGATGAGCTGGATCTCAGGATACTCTCCCTGCTTCAGGAGAATGCTAGGCTCTCCTATCGCGAGATAGCGCGTGAGCTGAAGGTCGCCGTAGGAACCGTGTACAACCGCATCAAGAGGATGGAGGAGGAGGGAATAATCCGGGGATTTGCGCCGATTCTCGACTATGAGAAGCTTGGCTTTGGCCTCACCACGGTGATAGGGGTTAAGGCCCAGGGCAGGAAGATAGTTGAGATAGAACGGGAAATAGCCCGCAACGACCGGGTTGTGATGGTGTACGACATCACCGGGGAGTTTGACATAGTTGTAGTGGCCAAGTTTAGGGACAGGGCAGATATGAACCGCTTCGTTAAATGGCTTCTCTCGCTGGATGGGGTGGAAAAAACGAACACGAGCGTGGCAATGCAGGTGGTCAAGGAAGACCTGAGGCTTAAGCTAACGGAGGACTAA
- a CDS encoding 50S ribosomal protein L40e, which yields MARFPEAEARIFRKYICMRCGATNPWKAKKCRKCGYKGLRPKAREPRGGMGR from the coding sequence ATGGCGAGATTCCCAGAGGCTGAGGCCAGAATCTTTAGGAAGTACATCTGCATGCGTTGCGGCGCCACTAACCCGTGGAAGGCCAAGAAGTGCAGAAAGTGCGGCTACAAGGGTCTCCGCCCGAAGGCGAGAGAGCCGCGCGGTGGAATGGGACGCTGA
- a CDS encoding metallophosphoesterase: MVYVAVLANVNGNLPALAKALEKIEALKEEGYEIEKYYLIGNIVGLFPYPREVLDTLDDLIKNNKVSVIRGEFDQVISESDPHAEGPDHIDRVNYPEHVKLALKYTWEKLGHEGREFIRDLPVYLVDRVGKNDIFGVYGSPLDPFGGKVLPEQPTSYYEAIMRPMKDYEILFVASPKYPVNAMTRYGRVICPGSIGFPPGKEHKATFALVDVDTLHTKFVEVDYDKKLIEERIRREGLPEELVRILYHGKI; this comes from the coding sequence ATGGTGTACGTCGCGGTTCTGGCAAACGTTAACGGCAACCTCCCCGCCCTCGCAAAGGCCCTCGAAAAGATAGAGGCCCTAAAAGAGGAGGGCTACGAGATCGAGAAGTACTACCTCATTGGAAACATCGTGGGGCTGTTCCCCTACCCAAGGGAGGTTCTAGACACCCTCGACGACCTCATAAAGAACAACAAGGTCAGCGTAATCCGCGGCGAGTTCGACCAGGTTATATCGGAGAGCGACCCCCATGCCGAGGGCCCGGACCACATCGACCGTGTGAACTACCCCGAGCACGTCAAACTGGCCCTGAAGTACACGTGGGAAAAGCTCGGCCATGAGGGCAGGGAGTTTATACGCGACCTGCCTGTTTATCTGGTCGACAGGGTTGGAAAGAACGACATTTTTGGTGTCTACGGAAGCCCCCTCGATCCATTTGGGGGAAAAGTCCTTCCAGAGCAGCCGACGAGCTACTACGAGGCCATAATGCGCCCCATGAAAGACTACGAAATACTCTTCGTGGCCTCACCAAAGTATCCGGTCAATGCCATGACGCGCTACGGAAGGGTCATCTGCCCCGGAAGCATAGGGTTCCCACCAGGAAAGGAGCACAAGGCCACGTTCGCCCTTGTGGACGTTGACACACTTCACACGAAGTTCGTAGAGGTCGACTATGACAAGAAGCTCATAGAGGAGAGGATACGCAGGGAAGGCCTGCCCGAAGAGCTCGTCAGGATTCTCTACCACGGAAAGATTTGA
- a CDS encoding FUN14 domain-containing protein has product MEFNVNAMVGDIGVGGVVGFVTGYALKKLMKLALALIGAYVLSLFWLQQKGVITVNQDRLFNLASGWTSEIIGLSDKVLGILPGTGAFVVGFYLGFQKG; this is encoded by the coding sequence ATGGAGTTCAACGTAAATGCAATGGTGGGTGACATTGGGGTTGGGGGCGTTGTGGGTTTTGTCACAGGATATGCCCTGAAAAAACTAATGAAGCTCGCACTGGCCCTTATAGGGGCTTATGTCCTGAGTCTGTTCTGGCTCCAGCAGAAGGGTGTCATAACAGTGAACCAGGACAGGCTGTTCAACCTTGCCAGTGGATGGACAAGTGAGATAATCGGCCTGTCCGACAAAGTTCTGGGGATACTTCCTGGAACTGGGGCGTTTGTCGTGGGGTTCTATCTGGGCTTCCAAAAAGGTTAA
- a CDS encoding lipopolysaccharide biosynthesis protein codes for MSYERRVIIRHSLASVVALGLTGLTRFLYSAIVARRFGLEELGMANSLISQAFFVAIPLSFFAIALGKYASEFLGAGRADLIRSVTLPSFLLPLAGLLLLPVNLYLGVLATLRGIQLTLRNFLYGIHRGEHYAYMITLAFAGFLGGFLLPNVFAPYLLFLGLIALFSAAYLVRFDLIGKPRRKEMGLLISYSAFAFLGTLSGVFLIQGPYFMSEYLSGPGVAGVVSAILSAAFLLTYLPQVLQSAIMPLFSYKYGKNEEDYIKFLAEKTTTLLILVTSIAVFILMLLGREVLSAIFGFDVGPAFYLALMAMEVYIAYNPSIVALNSTAYVKKGTFVALLGALAVLVSWFYLIPAFEAVGVMGGLMLGYGIILAGVAHYARSLLKVSPTIYASLVAALLLQSLVFLSKYALLAGFLLFLAYDRRGIMEGIALVKSFRGRES; via the coding sequence ATGAGCTACGAGCGCCGGGTCATTATACGCCATTCGCTCGCATCGGTGGTTGCCCTGGGCCTCACTGGGCTGACCAGGTTTCTGTACAGCGCAATAGTCGCCAGGCGCTTTGGCCTTGAGGAGCTGGGGATGGCGAACTCTCTTATCTCGCAGGCCTTCTTTGTCGCCATACCCCTGAGCTTCTTTGCGATAGCCCTTGGCAAATACGCCTCTGAATTCTTGGGGGCCGGCAGAGCCGATTTGATACGCTCAGTAACCCTGCCTTCGTTCCTCCTCCCGCTGGCCGGCCTTCTCCTGCTTCCCGTAAATCTCTACCTGGGAGTCCTTGCAACGCTCAGGGGAATTCAGCTGACCCTCAGGAACTTCCTCTACGGCATCCACCGGGGAGAGCACTACGCCTACATGATAACACTGGCTTTCGCGGGTTTCCTTGGCGGGTTTCTACTCCCCAACGTCTTCGCTCCATACCTGCTTTTCCTTGGGTTAATTGCGCTCTTCTCCGCCGCCTACCTGGTGAGGTTTGACCTAATTGGAAAGCCCCGGAGGAAAGAAATGGGCCTTCTCATATCGTATTCGGCGTTTGCGTTCCTGGGAACCCTCTCGGGTGTCTTCCTGATACAGGGCCCCTATTTCATGAGCGAATATCTCTCCGGCCCGGGGGTTGCAGGCGTGGTGTCCGCGATACTCTCCGCGGCCTTTCTCCTGACGTATCTCCCCCAGGTTCTCCAGTCGGCCATAATGCCCCTCTTTTCCTACAAGTACGGCAAAAACGAGGAGGACTATATCAAATTCCTCGCCGAGAAGACAACGACCCTCCTGATACTGGTGACCAGCATCGCAGTGTTCATTCTCATGCTGCTCGGCAGAGAGGTTCTCTCGGCAATATTTGGCTTCGATGTGGGCCCCGCCTTCTACCTGGCCCTCATGGCGATGGAGGTTTACATAGCCTACAATCCCAGCATAGTTGCCCTGAATTCAACAGCCTACGTTAAAAAAGGAACCTTCGTGGCACTTCTTGGGGCCTTGGCGGTTTTAGTTTCGTGGTTCTATCTGATACCGGCGTTTGAGGCCGTGGGTGTTATGGGGGGTCTGATGCTCGGCTACGGTATTATACTCGCGGGCGTTGCCCACTACGCGAGGAGTCTCCTCAAGGTATCTCCCACGATATACGCCTCGCTGGTTGCGGCACTGCTCCTTCAGTCCCTGGTCTTTCTGTCAAAGTACGCCCTTCTGGCGGGTTTTCTGCTTTTCCTTGCCTACGATAGAAGGGGAATAATGGAGGGAATTGCCCTGGTCAAATCTTTCCGTGGTAGAGAATCCTGA